The genomic stretch tccacaatagccaaactagtggaaggagcttcggtgtccatcgaaagatgaatggaggggatccctgggtggcgcagcggtttggcgcctgcctttggcccagagcgcgatcctggagacctgggatcgaatcccacgtcgggctcccggtgcatggagcctgcttctccctctgcttgtgtctctgcctctctctctctgtgtgactatcataaataaataaaaaggttaaaaaatattaaaaaaaaaaagaaagatgaatggataaagaagatgtggtctatgtatacaatggaatattactcagccattagaaacaacgaatacccaccatttacttcaacatggttggaactggagggtattattctgagtgaagtaagtcaattggagaaggactataattatatggtttcactcatatggggaatataaaaaaataatgaaagggattatggggaaaggagagaaaatgagtgggaaaaatcagagaggatgacaaaacatgagagactcctaactctgcgaaacgaacaagggatagtggaagaggaagtgggtggggggatggggtgactgggtgacagacactgagggggacacttgacaggatgagcactgggtgttatactgtatgttggcaaatagaactccaataaaaaatatacaaaaaaataaaataaaaataaaatttaaaaacctgaaaagtTTCAGATAACAACTCTGGTTTTATCTCTGGGTGATCTGTTACAGGTGACTTTTGAATAGTAGTAATTAAATTCTGATAAataattatatgttttatttataaagtgttttatttatttataaatttataaatgtaaaaattatgaatgtataaatatgtgtaggtatatttaaatatttattataaatattaatatgttcacatatatatttagataagTATTCATAATagtttaaaactaataaaattaataactaaaagagtatttttttaaaagatttatttatttatttttatttatgatagacactgagagagagagaaagaggcagagacacaggaggagggagaagcaggctccatgccgggagcccgacgtgggactcgaacccgggactccaggatcgcgccccgggccaaaggcaggcgccaaaccgctgagccacccagggatccctctaaaagagtattttttaaaaagattttatttatttatttgagagagaaaccatgagcaaaggggaaggggcagagggagagggaaagtagactccctgctgagcagggagcccaatgcagggctgatcccaggagtctgagataatgacctgagctagaggcagGTGTTTAAATGGCTGAGTCAGGCGCCCCCAAAAGagtattaattctatttttctttcttaagaattttccaggggtgcctgggtggctcagtcagtaaagcatctgctttcaggctcagatcatgatcccagggtcccaggattgaacattgggctccctgctcagcaaaaagcctgcttgcttctccctctgcctgctgctctccctgctcatgctctctctctctgtcaaataagtaaataaaaccttaaaaaaaaaaagaattttccaaaacttgTATGACCCATGCattgattttgaaatgaaaatagtatttgttggggcacctgagtggctcagtggttgagcgctgcctttggctctggtcgtgatcctggggtcctggattgggccgttgcaggaagcctgcttccccctgcctgtgtttctgcctctctctctctctctgtgtctctcatgaataaatagataaaatcttaaaaaaaaaaaaaaagtagtagttgTTGTCATGAAAATGAAAGACGGACATATTCCTAAGTCCAGCTTGAAAGACTTGTCGATTGACTAATTCTGGggtctcccctctgcctgccttctcAGTTAGCCTGTCTGGATCTCTGTGTCCCCATGTTTCCCTTTTCTCCGTGGAGTATCCAGATGCAGACACATCCCACATGATCAGTGCCTCGCCCCCTTGAGCACACTCTGCTCTGTCTCTGTAGTACTTCTATTACTAACTTTGAAGATCCAACACAAAGGAATGGGTTCTATACATTTTGGCCTAGGCACACAATAGCACACCCAGCAGCTACTCCAAATGTCAAGGTGGAGGAAGATTTGCTGACCTGGAGACAGACTTAGAATAAGCTGTTGGTTttagggagggagaagcagcccctcATCAAATGAGacaacacaatttaaaatttgagttttgCAGGgattaggaaaaatgaaaatgaataactgTCCATGTTCAAAAAGTCTGATGTCTCATATTTATTGTGCTTTTcagtattttccagttttcctaaaaGTGAGcataagggtttctttttttgacCAGGTATAAATAAGCTtaaataatgctataaataagctttaaaaaaatgaggtgaGTAAATAGTAAGCTAAAAGCACCCCAGAGTCATAAAGATAACAATTCCCCAAGCATCTCCTCCCTAGTCCCGCCTGCACCATGGTTCAGAGTCCACCCTGGGGCACAGGAAGAGGGTGGGGACTAGCAGCCCAAAGCCAGAGATGCAGGTCTGTGAAGAAGCAGAGGAGGCTGTCCAGCCCCTGGACAGACACCTAGCCCAGGAGGACCTGTGGAACCCATGGATCCTTCCAGACCCAGATGCAGACTATGGAGGAAGATGGTTCTCCTAGGTAAGAGAGCTGAACCCACAGGACAGCGGAGTGGTAGAGGAGAGGGGGGCAAGGCTGGCATCCGGACTTTCATGAGCTCACAGACCTGGGCGTACTTCACCTATAGAAACATTTtctgtcttacacacacacacacacacacacacacacatgcacgcacagtGTTCATCCCCATCCACCCTCAGGAGTGATGAACCTGGACCCCCACTCAGAAAACATCTCCTCTGGGTGCCTAGTCTGCCCtgatcccctcccccacctctctagCTGGACTCCTTCCAAACCCCTCACTTCTCTCCAGGAACCTCTCAGCCCCACTGACAGGGACAACTCTCATGTCTTGCTGGCTACTTTGTGGCCTGGAGTCGGGAGAGGGGAGAGTCTCAGGTGTCTTTGCCTCAAAGCAGCCTCAGAGGTAGCCAGTCTGTGTTTGGCTACACAGACAATGGATCTCCATGTCTTAGGTGATGACAGATTATTACCCACATTCACATGCACTCCACTGAATTTAGATGCTAAGTCAAAGACATGTGTAGATAGTCTTGGGGGGCTTTATCCACCCACCCTTGATATCAGCCAAGCACTCTCACTAGGTTCTACCCCATGCTCAGAGATGCTGTGATGTGGTGGTGGCTGAGACAGCCTCATGGAGTTCAGAGTCTAGAGTGAGATGAGATCTATCTCCAGACTCTGATGACTCAGAGTGACAGGGATGGGGATGAGGTGgcccaggaggctgggggagccTTAAGGGGCCACCTGACCCAGACTAGGGAGGAGGGGATATCAGACCTGAGAACTTAAAGATGAGTAGAAGTGAGCTGACaaaggggatggggatggggaggagggagcagggatcTGTGTGCCAGAAACAGGGAACAGCATGTGTGAAAGCCTGAAGTCAAAAGAGAGAATGTGGTATCAAGAGAGCTATCTATGTCTGGGGCACACAGTATAGATACTATGTCTTCtgataaatgaatgcataaatgcACACATGAATAAGGGAGTTCATGGGATAATGAGGTGGGGTGGTGTGATCCAAAAGGAGACTAGATGAGAGTCATAAAGACTAGCTCTCTCTAAGACTGTCTTATACACCATGCTGAGTTCGAACTTTATCTGTGGAGTGACAGGGAGCCATGGAAGGTACCTGAACAGGGGGAGAGCAGGGTCATAACTGGGTCTTTATAAGGATCCACCTAACTGTCATATGAGGATGGGTTGGAGACTGAGTGTCCAAAGAGGAAACCAGGCTGGAAGAAGATGAGGATGGAATGGAccagggcagaggctgaggggatggggaggaggagacaagCAGGGGAGCTAAAAACTCATGGCTTGTTTACCACTGTCCCTGGGGATCATGGCCTGGATGGTGTAAATCAATCTctcttctcactttctcttttctctctctctcatgtatgTGTATTCTATTTGTCCTCTTCAGCCAGTCTGCTGGCCTGTGGGATCCACCAAGCCTTTGGCCAAATGTTCATCAGCCCAGACTCACTTATAGGAGTCAAGGGATTTCGGACTGTCCTGGTCCTCGAGAATGCCACCCAAGATGCTCAGGAATACAGTTGGCACCGTGGTGCAGAGGACACTGTGGAAAATATGATTGTCAGCTACAAACCTCCCTTCAATTCCTGGCTATCTGGGCCTATGTTCAGCGGCCGGGAGAATGTGACCAGGTTGGGTGACCTGGTGATCAGGAGATCTGCATTTAGTGACACAGGGAACTACACTGTAAGGGTGGACACAGGCAATGAGACCCAGAGAGCAACTGGCTGGCTTGAAATTCAAGGTGAGTTGGCAGGCTGCCCTATTTCCATCGGACCTGGGGGCTTTGGGAGTGAGGTCCCTTAGAGATCATACTATCCAAGCTTCCTCTACCCCAAGGTGACAGTGGGCCTCAGCAGATGGTAGGCTAGCTTCTCCCGCAGAGATGGGTCAGTCATCTCCTTTACATGCTCCATCAGGGTATCAGTTATGCATCATTGCATAACACAGAGCCATAAACAGTAGTTTCAAGCAGCACCCACTTCTTATGACACATTCCTGTGGGTCAAAAGTCTGGGACAGTGCTATGCTATGAGACTCACAAGGTGTTGAATCAGGGCTGTGGGCTCGTGTGTCATGGTTCTTTGCTTCTTCAAGGTCAgctgaattctctctctctggtctgtTAAGTAGGAGTCTTATATGACATAAGGTAACACTTAGAATGACAGCCCATTACTTTTGCCATGTTGTGTAGGTTAGAAGAAAATCATGGGTTTCACCCACATTTGAAGGGCAGGGATTATATAGCCTGGAGATCATGGGTCCATCTTGGAGTTCTATCTACTACAGACAGCTCCTGGAGGCTCCATAGGTCTAGGGGGCAGAATGTGGACTTGGAGACAGGAAGCCCTATGTTTACCTCTGACTGTGTATATGTCACATGGCCCTGAGCCTTTGTCTTCCCCTCCGTGgtgttctcagtttcctcatctgtagccTGAGGATAGTATCTACCATTGTCTGTTGTATGATTGGGTGGGGTATTTGTAAAGTGAATGGGACTTAGATAATGGGAGCAATTATTATAGAGAATCCAAATACCACCTGTCACTTTGAATTCTACCCATGGTTCCTCAGTTGGGGGTGTTCTGATTTTAGGTTCTGGGTTCAGAAACTACCATTAGGCTACATACCCATCCCAGGAGCTCACCATTATTGTAGTGGATGCCACAGTGATGACCCAGAGCATAGGACGGTGCACTCAGACTAGTGCCCACATCTCAACTACTCATGCCCACTCCCTACTTTTCTGTCCCTCTCAGCTCTAGGGGTGTTCCTTTGCCAAGACCCCACACCCCATATTACAACTCTTGGCTTCTCATCAACCTACCCCAGAGTCCCCTTTGAAGAGGAGCAGAGCTTAAGGTGGCAGACCCTACCCTAATGACTTCTTCCTATTTCCCCCAGAGTTGGAAAGCAACCCAGAGATCTGGGCCAACACCAGCTCTGTGGTAGAGGACGTGGATTCTGTGGCTGCCATTTGCTACACCAATGCCACCAATATCAGGTGGTACGTGGATTACACACTGGTATCCAGCAATGACCGGATGACAATCTCCCCGGACCTCCAGACCCTCATCATCCACAGGGTCACCCGCCGAGACAGAGCACTTTATTGTGAGATAGATACTATCATGGAGATTCCTCGGAGGAGTGAAATTCTCTCTCTAACTGTGGCCTGTGAGTGGTCTGGGGCCATGAGAGTGATGCCAGTGGTGGGCACAGGGCCTTCCAGTGACATAACAATAAGACAGGCAGAACTAGAGAGAGGAAACACCATGAGCCAGCCCATGGACCACtggatctgggtttgaatctcagctctttGGACTTAGAATCACCCTCACTGCACAGAACAATCTGCTATTTAAAACAGGGCCCCTAATTCCTACTCCTCAGATTAGAAATAGTGCGAAATTTGTTCAGAGCTGGCTTTTGTAAAGAGGAGACTGCTTACAACTAATAGTCTCTTAAAAAATGacagtttattaaatattcaaatcCCACATTCTCTTGAGCCTTCagatttattgatctttttattctGGTTTTCTAAATTTGGTAAAATccccttcatttttcctttgtagtcAGATTGAACTGACTGCACTCTCTTAAACAGACAGTTCTATTTTAAAGCTAAATGAAAGTCTCacacattctcttttctccataatCCTTTGATTTCCTGCCAAGGCAAGTATACAACCTAGCCAGACCTCCCCAAAATCTCAAACAGGTCTTGTAAGTCAAAGACATTGACTTATAAATACAATGAACCTTGGGTCTTTCCAACATTCTGGGACTTTTCACATTTACCAAACTCTTTCACATCTTTCCACTGTGAAAAAGCACAAGTCTTGAATGGTTTTCACACCTAAATCTAAAAACACACAGAATCTGATGTGTTGCTTCTATTCGTATTTTATTGTGACATGAAGAGCTATCATGGGGCTGGCTcatagtaggtgcttgataaCAGAAGATGTTGTAATTATAGTTGTGTTGTTGGCACAGCTGCCTTGTGTGTGTTGGGTCTAGGGGATGCTTGGGGTGCAGCGTAGGGGCATCTCCTGGTCAAGGAGGACTACATGTGGGCTGAGGGAAAGAGACAAGGTCCCAAGGTCAGAAACATAGCTCTGGtctcctgctctgtctctgcaGATGGGCCAGATGAAGTGTTGCTGAGTACCAGTCCCAGTATCTTCAAAGGTGTCCTATCTGCTAAGATAGGCTCCCAGGTGGATATGGCGTGTACTGCCTTTTCTGTTCCAAGTCCCAAGTATCATTGGAGCCACAATGGCTCTCTCCTAAGCTTCTCAGATGCAAGCATCACTCTCCCAAGTCTGGCCTGGGAACAGATGGGCAGATACAGATGCATCGTGGACAACCCCGTGACCCAGCTGACGATGTACAGAGAATTCCAGATCCAGACACCCCGTGAGTACAGCAGCTCCCCTCTGGGGCTCATGCTCCCCAAATCTTCTCCTcccaatgcttttattttttaaagattttatttatttattcatgagagacacaaagagataggcagatacatagacagaggcagaagcaggctccctgcagggagcccaatgcgggacttgatccgaggaccccagaatcatgctctgagctgaaagcagatgctcagccgctgagccacccaggcatccctcaactcCATGCTTTTGCCTAAATAGTGCCTGTCATTGTGAATGCCATCTCCACCTTGCAATGCCATGCTTACAATGGTTGAGTAAAATGTCCCCATCCTCTAAGGTCCAAGTCCAAAGCTGCCTCCTCTATGAAGCCCTCAGAGATCTCTGGTCAGAGCAAGGGTGGATCCCTGGAAGATATGGTCAGCCAACATTCACTgggcacttactgtgtgccagccacCATTCTAACCTGTATGACCCTCACAGCGACTGTTGTTAACACCACCTCcacttacagataagaaaaatgagcTATGGGAAGTTGGAGCGCTTTATTCAAGATTCCAGTTCCAATCAACAGAAGAGGCTGGGTTCAAACTCTGGCAATCCAACCTCACAGCCTATGTCCACAGCTATTTTGCTTGATTGCCTCAATATGAGAAAGTAGAAAGGTCAGGGGAAGCAGAGATCTGTTGTGGATGTGATGTCTGGAACTTAGCTTGGGAATGAATGTATATATAGGAAGagctcctctctgagcctcagtttccctatatGTAGTGTCGAGATTAAAAGGGTCCCTATATGACAGGGTTTCTGGTAGAATTAAATCAGACAATGCGTGAGAATCTATCAGCCTGGCTTGTCCTAGAGAAAGCCACATACACAACTGAATGTGGGCTGAAGACATTTATTCTGGTCACTCCACACTATTTACTAAAGCATCTGCTACACACTAGACATGACCAACCAACTGTGAATGATTATGCACCAACTGATTTACACCTTTCTTACTCCACTGGACTGTGAGCTTCAGGAGGATAGAAGCTGGGAGAGCTGTTTGCTCACCTTTTGTCCCCAgtgcttagcatggtgcctggcacattgttGGCGCTCAGTGAATACCTGTGCAATAGGTTAATGACCCTGTGTAACCAGCACCCCTGATCCTGTCACTCTATCCCCTTGAGTGGGTTTATTCTTTTTCAGAGTACTTCTTGCAGCCTGCAATCATATCAGACATCTCTTTGCTTTGTCGTCAACTGTCCACTTCCCAGCTGGAATGCCAGCCCCATGAGGGCAAgaagtttgttttgttcactgaattCCTAGCACTTAGAACATATCAGATGTTGATTGATAAATCTCTGAAGAACAGATGTGTGGTGAACGAAGGGTTGAGTGGTGGTATTCCTGACCCCCTTGTATCCTCTTCTCCAGGGAACATTCCTGTTGTTGTAAACAGAGGTTTCTACATCTCAGGAGCCAAAGTGGTGTGGCTCATTGTGATGATAGTCCTGGGCAGCCTCTACATCTGTGGAATCCTGATCTACGGCTTGATCAGCAATTTATCCATCAGGTGCCTGTTGCCCTGGGTCAAGGGTTGGGTGCTGGCTCAGGACTGGGTCTCAAGAGCACTCCCCTAAcgggagaaggcagagacaggaggggaAGGGACAAGGCAGGAATGGGTTGTCAGGAATCATTTGGGGCAGACAGATAGGTGGAAGACCAGAAGCcagtggcagagagggagggtgTAGAGGCAGTCATGCTTCTACACAGCAATAGGGTTTCACCCAGTGACTTCTTTTCAGCCCAGTTTCTTTGTGTTTATGATGTTGATATGGAAGTTGACCTGGAGGGGCATCCATGAGAATGAACAGGGTGGGTTTCAAGCATCCAGCATGTGTCTGGTACATGGTAGTTACTAGTCACCACATGAAGTCAGGGAAACAGGTAGTAGAGTCAACTAAGCAGGGGAAGAGATTGGGCAGAGGAAAATTCTAATCAGGAttccaatcccagctctgcctctagCTGTCTGAGTGTGACCTTGAGTAGATCACACTCCTCTCAGGTCCTCTTAGCTCATTTGGAGGATATGAAGGGTAACACCCCCCTGAAGGGAGATATGGGGGGTACACACAATTCTTGGAGGATGAAGCAATTATCAGTATTCTCAGTACAGAGTAGATCAGAATTTCTCAAGCTCAGTATTATTgatatttggggccagataattatTTCAGGGGAAGGGGAtaaggctgtcctgtgcactgtagcatgagcatctctggcctctacccacttgATATCTGTAGGAATAACCTTCTTCAATCTCAGTTTATACCACCAAAAATGACTGTAGGCATTAGAAATGTCCCAAGGAGGGCAAAATTGTCTTGTTTGAAAACTATTGCAGTAGATGTTACAGATAGCAGTGATGATGGAAATGATGTTGATACTGATGATGTTGGTGATGCtaaagtggtggtggtggtggtggtggtgatggtggtgatggtggtgatggtggtggtggtggtggtggtggtaatgatggtaatggtgatggtattgattgtggtgatgatggtgaagGTTTTAGAAGATGCATtcttttttcaaatcattttagtattttgatatGGAGCCAATCTGTGATCATTGCACAATTTCTCTATCAAGAAGCCTACAGTATTGACCATCAGGATGACAGCCCATTCGTGCTTTAGTTTGCCATGTGTAAAATGCAAGTGATACTGGTGCTGACCTCACAGGGATATCTACTATGGGAATAAAGTAAGGTATCACTGATAAATAGCTTGGAACAAAGCATGGGACACAGTAAGGGCTCAACAAAATCTgaggtattattattaataatatcatCATCCAATGTACTTTTCCAAACTAGTCATGATTAAACTCTAGGCAGTTTAAGAGGGGTTctaggatatatatacatatatatatatatgttgctTTTTCTTCTATAGCCTGAAAGAAGCTAACTAGCCAGTCATAACTCCCTCATCACAGCCAGGAGTGAACCCAACATCTCCACTGCCTCATTCTCCTTAGAGGTGCCACATTCTCCTTGATCTTAGTTCTTCAGGCTAGCATGCATGAGAACAAAGGGCTGGGAGTCAGAGTGGCCAGGTTCAGAATATTAGCCTCTGtcattttctagctgtgtgactttaggcaagtacCTTTATCTTTCTGAactgtttcttcatccataatACGAGGTTAAAATTTCTACCTTGTGTGACTATTGAGAGCGTTCAATATAATGTCTGTAAATCATTTACCATAGTGTCTGGAATATAATAGGTGTGAAATAACTTACTATTATTATCACTAGTAATTAGGCCAGGTAGTGCCAACTCCTTCCCCAGGCACACTCAGCCCCTTTTACCTCCCCACCTCTGCTGGCCCATGACATCTTCCTTCAGCGACCTTAAGACATCAGAAATGATGAACCATATGGGGAATGTGGAGGAAGGACTCTTGGTGTAGAAGTTAAGCTCTCAGATTTGTCCCCTGCTACTCCTGAGGTCCTTCACAAGGAGGGCTTAGAAAGAAGCTTACCACACCAGCATCTCCCCAGGACTCTGCTGCATTCTCTGTTTCCTACAGACCTGAGATATGACATCTTCCCTGATTTCTCCCCATAGGCGGAGCCAGTTAAATGAGTGTTAACCTCAGACCATGAGGACAAGACCAGGTGGGCAAGGAGGTGAGGTGGAATGAGGGAGGAGGGCTGAGAGAGTTCCCATAGGGATGGGTTAGGCTGGAGACAGTCCAGAGCCTAGGTGGAGGAGACAGTCAAGAGAAGGAACTGGCCCAGTTGCCCTGAGGTTGGGAGATGGAGGCTCCTGTAGGAAGTCTGGAGCCCATAACAAGGAGGGGGAATGGGCAATGGGGAGTAGGCTGGGGTGGGTCATATGCGGTGCACTGTGCTGTAATTTCAAGGCCTCTTCTCCACCAACAAATGCACTTctgccttctccttttccttagcTTGACACCATGGCAACACCATAGAAGATGCAAAGACGACCATTGCCAGTGACCGGGAAACTGAACAAACTATAAATGCCCAACAACCAGGAATGGCTTAAATGAACATGGCACAAATTGAGCTTAACTGTCATCGTTAGACACCATGCTGGGGAAGGGTGCTCACTGATGCAACAAATGCTTATAATTCATTGTTAGAAAAGCATAATATAAAGTTGTACCTGCTAGGACCATCATTATGAAAAGGATAGATTAATTGACTGATATAATATGtatagtatgtatgtatttgttctACAgttgtatatgtacacacatatatacttatatatgtacatatatacacatatatgtgtgtacatatacacacacacatatatacacacctgtacaaataatacagaaaatgttaTCTATTAACAGTCCTAtctcttaatttccttctttgcACTTTACTGTATGTTctaaagtggttttttttcttacaaaatgtataaactgtttttataatcaggaaaagaaaacccaataaaGCTATGGGCCCAGCGCACATCCTGGCACCACTCTGCTGTgctaaaacacaataaaatatcaccTGCAGGAAGAACCAGCTAGGGCTTTTAGCGCCTCCTGTCCCATTTCCACCAGCTAACAGCCTGCCTCATATGGGCTGACCAGCATTGTCTTCTGAATCATCTTCAATGTGCACAGGCAGATTGAAAATAG from Canis lupus dingo isolate Sandy chromosome 1, ASM325472v2, whole genome shotgun sequence encodes the following:
- the CEACAM18 gene encoding carcinoembryonic antigen-related cell adhesion molecule 18, whose amino-acid sequence is MDPSRPRCRLWRKMVLLASLLACGIHQAFGQMFISPDSLIGVKGFRTVLVLENATQDAQEYSWHRGAEDTVENMIVSYKPPFNSWLSGPMFSGRENVTRLGDLVIRRSAFSDTGNYTVRVDTGNETQRATGWLEIQELESNPEIWANTSSVVEDVDSVAAICYTNATNIRWYVDYTLVSSNDRMTISPDLQTLIIHRVTRRDRALYCEIDTIMEIPRRSEILSLTVAYGPDEVLLSTSPSIFKGVLSAKIGSQVDMACTAFSVPSPKYHWSHNGSLLSFSDASITLPSLAWEQMGRYRCIVDNPVTQLTMYREFQIQTPRNIPVVVNRGFYISGAKVVWLIVMIVLGSLYICGILIYGLISNLSIRRSQLNEC